In the genome of Treponema pedis, one region contains:
- the prcA gene encoding dentilisin complex subunit PrcA produces the protein MEVLVADSVSGSAVDGTELKVFYSKTKSLAAQVDIKNGKGYVNLIPNQTYDFELLGKKGVRAGSVIYDYFIGGGQSLTMLQFQHGQITRGIETPKITAVKADSETGADITENTEIDGKINKIYVEFTSSVGAVEEVAWNGYGAKLSIGGSPGSSTGISGEYTPDTVSDNIFISKYKFDIRDVKLPDGETELVIVGYDVANNRVEKHIPVRFKKGFNANPLANAQFKNPFIIVERVPFSNNTFSANGDIQIETLKTASDFTAPAVLDPYNGESSSYRAIVVFDIVDKTSGKTKIPISGFDLYRRDMGSIGEFKFVSRTLYDKPKVETGVGWGLHQGFDNSSELKENGEYEYKIKAFNEAGTIESPVMAGKLMEAFTYTLETPINRKEIPLSLAADIAYSCKISNPGLLTEQAADWCDLGLLILDGQGQPLFGSKLRYVFDSGDGTPDILVDTAEGTPKPVRRSYKQHLKSKLQSLGINNLEDIVKLDAGSGIITFTHKFMKIPYFNVAASGAMEYKAGVNYQWDIQDWGESPYRLTDDRALRIVKMYGGAQSRTMGNNSPSGSNAVNGRFTFTVTE, from the coding sequence GTGGAAGTACTTGTTGCAGATTCGGTAAGCGGCAGTGCTGTAGACGGTACCGAGTTGAAAGTTTTTTACTCAAAGACAAAAAGTTTGGCGGCTCAAGTTGATATAAAAAACGGAAAAGGTTATGTCAACTTAATTCCGAATCAAACTTATGATTTTGAACTGTTAGGTAAAAAAGGTGTCAGAGCGGGTTCCGTTATTTACGATTATTTTATCGGCGGCGGACAAAGTCTTACAATGCTTCAGTTTCAACACGGGCAGATAACCAGAGGAATTGAAACTCCTAAAATAACTGCGGTAAAAGCGGATTCCGAAACGGGAGCGGATATAACGGAAAATACGGAAATTGACGGTAAAATAAATAAAATTTATGTTGAATTTACTTCTTCCGTAGGAGCGGTGGAAGAGGTTGCCTGGAACGGTTACGGAGCTAAACTTTCTATAGGCGGTAGTCCGGGCAGTTCGACGGGAATTTCGGGAGAGTATACGCCGGATACGGTCTCCGATAATATTTTTATATCAAAGTATAAATTCGATATACGGGATGTTAAATTGCCTGACGGAGAAACGGAGCTTGTTATTGTAGGTTACGATGTGGCAAATAACAGAGTTGAAAAACACATTCCTGTCCGGTTTAAAAAGGGTTTTAACGCTAATCCGCTTGCAAATGCTCAGTTTAAAAATCCGTTTATAATCGTTGAAAGAGTTCCTTTTTCAAATAATACTTTTTCTGCAAACGGGGACATTCAGATTGAAACCTTAAAAACCGCTAGCGATTTTACGGCTCCTGCGGTGCTTGACCCTTATAACGGAGAGTCTTCTTCTTATAGAGCTATCGTGGTTTTCGATATAGTTGATAAAACTTCAGGCAAAACTAAAATTCCTATTAGCGGATTTGATTTATATCGAAGAGATATGGGAAGTATAGGAGAATTTAAATTTGTAAGCAGAACTCTATATGACAAACCCAAGGTAGAAACCGGAGTCGGTTGGGGGCTGCATCAAGGTTTCGATAACAGCTCCGAACTTAAAGAAAACGGAGAATACGAGTATAAAATTAAAGCGTTTAATGAAGCCGGAACTATCGAGTCTCCCGTTATGGCGGGAAAACTTATGGAAGCTTTTACTTATACGCTTGAAACTCCGATTAACCGTAAAGAGATTCCTTTAAGCTTAGCGGCGGATATTGCTTATTCATGCAAAATAAGCAATCCGGGACTTTTAACCGAACAGGCGGCCGACTGGTGTGATTTAGGCTTACTTATTCTCGACGGTCAGGGCCAGCCGTTGTTCGGTTCAAAGCTGCGTTATGTATTTGATAGCGGGGACGGAACTCCGGATATATTAGTGGATACGGCAGAGGGTACACCTAAACCTGTACGTCGTTCATATAAACAACACTTAAAATCAAAATTACAATCTTTAGGAATTAACAATCTTGAAGACATTGTAAAACTTGATGCCGGTTCAGGTATAATTACCTTTACTCATAAATTTATGAAAATCCCTTATTTCAATGTTGCCGCTTCGGGTGCTATGGAATATAAGGCGGGGGTAAACTATCAATGGGATATTCAAGATTGGGGTGAAAGTCCGTATAGATTAACCGACGACAGAGCTTTACGAATCGTTAAAATGTACGGCGGGGCTCAATCCAGAACTATGGGGAATAACAGCCCGAGCGGCAGTAATGCCGTAAACGGCAGGTTTACATTTACGGTTACGGAATAA
- the prcB gene encoding dentilisin complex subunit PrcB translates to MKYYVVSFLLFLSLSGCKTFTADNSSGTSYNGFQPHVHNNLIFSTKANEKHSEKNELFEDSKICYEVLISGTNIKNGIPSLIRNQDELNRLYSVLYGGNLKPPKIDFNKNAVVAVSAGPFSTGGYSIELVSAIKTNNILNLLFRVKEPAWDEAVTQAFTRPYLIISINAEPSTVIIVNTEDMQNGKGF, encoded by the coding sequence ATGAAGTATTATGTTGTATCGTTTTTATTATTTCTTTCTTTATCGGGTTGTAAAACGTTTACTGCGGATAATTCCTCGGGCACATCTTATAACGGTTTTCAGCCTCACGTCCATAATAATTTAATTTTCTCCACAAAAGCAAATGAAAAACATAGCGAAAAAAACGAACTGTTTGAAGATAGTAAGATTTGTTATGAAGTTTTAATATCCGGAACAAACATAAAAAACGGAATTCCTTCGCTTATAAGAAATCAAGATGAATTAAATAGACTCTATTCTGTTTTATACGGCGGAAATTTAAAGCCTCCTAAAATCGATTTTAACAAAAATGCCGTTGTTGCTGTAAGCGCGGGACCTTTCAGTACCGGCGGCTACAGTATTGAGCTTGTTTCAGCAATTAAAACGAATAATATTTTAAATTTATTATTCCGCGTAAAAGAACCCGCATGGGATGAAGCCGTAACACAGGCTTTTACCCGACCTTATCTTATAATTTCGATAAATGCAGAACCTTCCACCGTAATTATTGTAAATACGGAGGATATGCAAAACGGAAAAGGTTTTTAG
- a CDS encoding aldose epimerase family protein, with amino-acid sequence MKIITDEFGVLSSGEKILLFTVFNGKMFFSVTNYGCCITSIRLPSKNGGFDDVVLGYSSFPGYINNFPHFGSLIGRYAGRIANAEFSLGNIQYLLTPNDCGKHCLHGGYPPYDKMLYKPVTFKNRHEAGVKFFRISPNGEQGFPGNLKMEISYSLTPDNEIILRYKGVSDKTTPINFTNHTYFNLNPAGMQASGSYVSVLNHEVQIYSEQYLEVNKELIPTGNLVDVENTAYDFRKPRSLVSGVEELGGGFDNAWVIKKELDGQKSLAAIVREPVTKRTLRVYSSQPALIMYTGNFLADELGRNGDVYDKFAGLCLESQAFPDAVHHSGFPTSIVKAGEFYSEETLWHFEF; translated from the coding sequence ATGAAAATAATAACCGACGAATTCGGAGTTCTTTCAAGCGGAGAAAAAATTTTACTGTTTACCGTGTTTAACGGAAAAATGTTTTTTTCGGTAACCAATTACGGCTGTTGTATTACCAGTATAAGACTTCCGTCGAAAAACGGAGGTTTCGACGATGTAGTATTGGGTTATTCGAGTTTTCCGGGCTATATAAATAATTTCCCTCATTTCGGCTCGCTTATCGGAAGATATGCGGGAAGAATCGCCAATGCGGAATTTTCGTTGGGAAATATACAATACCTTTTAACTCCCAACGATTGCGGAAAGCACTGTCTGCACGGGGGGTATCCGCCTTACGATAAAATGCTTTATAAACCCGTAACCTTTAAAAATAGGCATGAGGCCGGTGTAAAATTCTTTCGTATTTCTCCTAACGGAGAACAGGGATTTCCGGGTAATCTGAAAATGGAAATAAGTTACTCGCTTACTCCCGATAATGAAATTATTTTACGGTATAAAGGAGTTTCCGATAAAACTACTCCGATTAATTTTACAAATCATACTTATTTTAATTTAAATCCTGCCGGAATGCAGGCATCAGGCTCTTATGTTTCGGTATTAAATCATGAGGTTCAAATTTATTCCGAGCAATATTTGGAAGTTAATAAGGAACTTATTCCGACGGGAAATTTAGTCGATGTGGAAAATACCGCATACGATTTTAGAAAACCGCGCTCTCTTGTAAGCGGCGTTGAAGAATTGGGCGGCGGATTTGATAATGCCTGGGTTATAAAAAAAGAGCTTGACGGGCAAAAATCCCTTGCCGCAATCGTGCGGGAACCCGTAACAAAGAGAACATTAAGGGTTTATTCCTCACAACCCGCCCTTATAATGTACACTGGAAATTTTTTAGCCGATGAACTTGGACGTAACGGAGATGTTTATGATAAATTTGCAGGACTTTGCCTTGAAAGTCAGGCCTTTCCCGATGCTGTTCACCACAGCGGATTCCCTACAAGTATTGTAAAAGCGGGAGAGTTTTACAGTGAAGAAACCCTTTGGCATTTTGAGTTTTAA
- a CDS encoding phosphate/phosphite/phosphonate ABC transporter substrate-binding protein, translating to MKNFSKFKAAFAAFIFFTAAILLSCTKEDKIQPIRFIFLPNESGEARKDSRNAFKEILEEATGKPVEIITTTDYNIALEAIISGKADMAYIGAEGYITAHKRNPAVIPILTNSGPSGTLEDALYYSFIAVRTEDEDGYKTENGYDLEKLKGKIISFVSTSSTSGFVIPANILAAKFGLKNIDELIQKNDIFPKILFAGSHQGAEVNLFRKDADAAAFAIPRITGFYKLIAGEDFQTGAVYKVLEGAAEPFGEFAGQEITVIQSIPVLNAPIVINTQTLSAEEIKKIKEALASEQTANNPYIFQVPGSEKPGMYPKYSEKTKLVETDDIWYDKIRKLTE from the coding sequence ATGAAAAATTTCAGTAAATTTAAAGCCGCCTTTGCGGCGTTCATTTTTTTTACGGCGGCAATACTTTTATCTTGTACAAAAGAAGATAAAATACAGCCTATAAGATTTATTTTTTTGCCTAATGAATCCGGAGAGGCAAGAAAAGACTCGCGTAATGCTTTTAAAGAAATTTTAGAAGAAGCGACCGGTAAACCTGTCGAAATAATAACGACAACGGACTACAATATTGCTCTTGAAGCAATTATTTCGGGAAAAGCCGATATGGCATATATAGGAGCCGAAGGCTATATTACCGCTCATAAAAGAAATCCTGCGGTTATTCCCATTCTAACCAATTCCGGCCCGAGCGGTACTTTGGAAGATGCCTTATACTACAGCTTTATCGCTGTCAGGACGGAAGATGAAGACGGTTATAAAACGGAAAACGGTTATGATTTGGAAAAATTAAAAGGTAAGATAATATCCTTTGTTTCTACAAGTTCCACTTCCGGATTTGTAATTCCCGCAAATATCTTAGCCGCAAAATTCGGTTTAAAAAATATCGATGAACTTATTCAAAAAAACGATATTTTTCCGAAAATCCTGTTTGCAGGCTCTCACCAAGGAGCGGAAGTAAACCTTTTTAGAAAAGATGCCGATGCGGCCGCTTTTGCAATCCCGCGCATAACGGGATTTTATAAACTGATTGCAGGCGAAGATTTTCAAACAGGGGCAGTGTATAAAGTCCTTGAAGGAGCGGCGGAACCCTTCGGTGAATTTGCAGGACAGGAAATTACGGTTATTCAGTCAATTCCGGTGTTAAATGCTCCTATCGTAATAAATACTCAAACCCTTTCGGCAGAAGAAATAAAAAAAATTAAAGAGGCTCTGGCTTCGGAACAAACTGCAAACAATCCGTATATCTTTCAAGTACCCGGTTCGGAAAAGCCGGGAATGTATCCGAAATATAGCGAAAAAACAAAATTAGTTGAAACCGATGACATCTGGTACGACAAGATAAGAAAACTTACGGAATAA
- the rsgA gene encoding ribosome small subunit-dependent GTPase A — protein MKGLILKGANNSFSVECEDGNIRACTIKGKILKDCEGYYNPIAAGDFVKIEPDVHSKNEGLILELEKRKNCFLRKNPKSDSPQLLASNIDLIICVSSAANPPFRPRFTDRILVQAGIQSIPVIIVINKCDLQIEADVVERINDWKRLGYEVLCVSAKTKENTDELIKKMSGLTSAVIGQSGVGKSSLLNSISPELNLKTSKVSDKYDRGTHTTTQGEFFKIKAKTLDGGVHMINIIDTPGVRNFFIWGIESEETALYFPEFEPLIGKCKFGLSCSHIKEPGCAVLEALKKGKIHKDRYASWKLMTCEE, from the coding sequence ATGAAAGGTTTAATTTTAAAGGGAGCGAATAATTCTTTTTCGGTGGAATGTGAAGACGGAAACATAAGAGCTTGTACAATAAAAGGGAAGATATTAAAAGATTGTGAAGGTTATTATAACCCGATTGCGGCGGGCGATTTTGTAAAGATAGAACCTGATGTACATTCAAAAAATGAGGGATTGATTTTAGAATTGGAAAAACGGAAAAATTGTTTTTTGCGTAAAAATCCGAAATCGGACAGCCCGCAATTATTGGCTTCAAATATAGATTTAATTATATGCGTATCTTCTGCTGCAAATCCGCCGTTCCGTCCACGCTTTACTGACCGTATTTTAGTTCAGGCTGGTATTCAAAGTATCCCCGTAATAATTGTAATAAACAAGTGCGACTTACAAATTGAAGCTGACGTTGTCGAACGTATTAACGATTGGAAAAGATTGGGCTATGAGGTTTTATGTGTTTCGGCAAAAACTAAGGAAAACACCGATGAACTTATTAAAAAAATGTCCGGTTTAACCTCCGCAGTAATAGGACAATCCGGAGTGGGGAAGAGCAGCTTATTAAATTCCATTTCGCCTGAATTAAATTTAAAAACTTCAAAGGTATCGGATAAATACGACCGCGGAACACACACTACAACTCAAGGCGAATTTTTTAAAATAAAAGCGAAAACTTTAGACGGCGGGGTTCACATGATAAATATAATCGATACTCCCGGCGTTCGCAATTTTTTTATCTGGGGAATAGAATCCGAAGAGACCGCCTTATATTTTCCGGAGTTTGAACCCCTAATAGGAAAATGCAAATTCGGTCTTTCATGTTCTCATATAAAGGAACCCGGCTGTGCCGTACTTGAAGCCCTTAAAAAGGGTAAAATACACAAAGATAGATACGCAAGCTGGAAGCTTATGACATGCGAAGAATAA